In Carassius gibelio isolate Cgi1373 ecotype wild population from Czech Republic chromosome B17, carGib1.2-hapl.c, whole genome shotgun sequence, a single window of DNA contains:
- the LOC127976641 gene encoding uncharacterized protein LOC127976641: MDASKEDSSLGRLANDETRNPTCKMRTVEVSRKPHLCLFAVRDILPAEEITYNYGDSDWPWRVKPLNKASAESTDKKPASSLRLHKSPHCAASVSSPELDKVNSNGPHKQSGKARTSRNKTAASLFFSVATPKSKSPTSPSTSPVQPSSSSPAYRGGECINKAACECGIKNPEALSSTRLRKHIATMSKILNLNENEADQLADFLGHDIRIHRQYYRLPEGTLQLAKMSKVLMAMEKGTLSDYKGKKLDDIEIDPNEQLEAQGDSMSSDEEDSSDLSQTSAPAPVQTDQPVQSEQAVSQEDQGSSNAPKKKWEDSEVKAVERHMMSFIKTCKVPGKQDCERCIHAEPEALRSEHGLV; the protein is encoded by the exons atGGATGCATCTAAAGAAGACTCGTCTTTGGGAAGACTTGCAAACGATGAGACCAGAAATCCTACTTGCAAAATGAGAACCGTTGAAGTGAGCAGAAAACCtcacctgtgtctgtttgctgtaCGAGACATTCTACCAGCAGAGGAAATCACTTACAATTATGGAGACTCAGATTGGCCATGGCGAGTCAAG CCTTTGAATAAAGCATCAGCAGAATCCACTGATAAAAAGCCAGCCAGCAGTTTGCGCCTGCATAAATCC CCCCATTGTGCAGCTTCTGTTTCCTCTCCTGAACTGGACAAGGTAAACAGCAATGGTCCTCATAAGCAGTCAGGCAAAGCAAGAACATCAAGGAATAAAACG GCGGccagtctctttttttctgtagccACTCCAAAGTCCAAGTCACCCACGTCACCTTCAACCTCgcctgtgcagccctcatcatcctcgcCTGCCTACAGAGGAGGAGAGTGCATCAACAAAGCTGCTTGCGAATGTGGCATAAAGAACCCTGAAGCACTGTCATCAACTAGGCTCAGGAAACACATAGCAACCATGTCTAAAATTCTTAACCTTAATGAGAATGAAGCAGACCAACTGGCTGATTTCCTTGGTCACGATATCCGAATCCACAGACAGTATTATCGGTTACCAGAGGGAACACTGCAGCTGGCAAAAATGAGTAAAGTCCTAATGGCCATGGAGAAAGGAACACTGTCTGACTACAAAGGAAAGAAACTTGATGACATTGAAATCGACCCAAATG agcAACTTGAGGCCCAAGGTGATTCCATGTCAAGTGATGAGGAGGATTCCAGTGACCTCTCTCAGACATCAGCACCAGCACCAGTACAGACTGATCAACCTGTTCAATCTGAACAAGCTGTTTCACAGGAGGATCAAG gtTCTTCAAATGCTCCAAAAAAGAAATGGGAGGACAGTGAGGTAAAAGCAGTAGAGAGACACATGATGAGTTTCATCAAGACATGCAAAGTTCCTGGTAAGCAAGACTGTGAAAGATGCATTCACGCAGAGCCAGAAGCTTTACGCAGCGAACATGGACtggtgtga